One genomic window of Cellulophaga sp. Hel_I_12 includes the following:
- a CDS encoding endonuclease codes for MNTENKTKVLGPNTWRKLKSVLFKKSRHNSLFTIAFYNLENLFDTLHHADKLDKNYTPNGLLKWTPERYTSKLHKLASTIAKIGVKTADKLPVLIGVSEVENKTVLNDLLKVDALRNEDYGYLHYDSPDERGIDTALIYNKHYFEIIASEAIPLLVYNLDGQQDMTRDILYVHGSLNGEEIHVFVNHWPSRRDGGIETAYKRIKAAETIISFMEIIEQKHQQPKYIIMGDFNDDPKAESIEKLLETQRFFHPMKRLLTTKRGSANYKFNWSLFDQIIISHSFLNYKKKAHSYTTANIFDPEFLKEFKGRYKGSPFRTYVGSRYMGGYSDHFPVYIQLKLNN; via the coding sequence ATGAATACGGAAAATAAAACTAAAGTTTTAGGACCTAACACATGGAGAAAACTCAAATCAGTTTTATTTAAAAAAAGTCGCCACAATTCACTTTTTACTATTGCCTTCTACAATCTAGAAAATCTTTTTGATACGCTACATCATGCTGATAAATTAGATAAAAACTATACACCAAATGGCCTTTTAAAATGGACCCCAGAACGGTACACTTCAAAACTTCATAAATTAGCCAGTACTATTGCTAAAATTGGTGTAAAAACGGCTGATAAACTACCGGTTCTCATTGGGGTCTCTGAGGTGGAGAACAAAACAGTTTTAAATGATTTACTGAAGGTTGACGCTTTAAGAAATGAAGATTATGGCTATTTGCATTACGACTCTCCTGACGAGCGAGGCATAGACACCGCTCTTATTTATAATAAGCACTACTTTGAAATTATTGCATCTGAAGCTATTCCTCTTTTGGTCTATAATTTAGACGGACAACAAGATATGACTAGAGATATTTTGTATGTGCATGGTAGCTTAAATGGAGAAGAAATACATGTCTTTGTAAACCATTGGCCTTCCAGACGCGATGGTGGAATAGAAACAGCGTATAAGCGCATCAAAGCGGCAGAGACCATCATCAGTTTTATGGAAATCATTGAGCAAAAACATCAGCAGCCAAAATATATCATCATGGGCGATTTTAATGATGACCCAAAAGCTGAAAGTATAGAAAAACTACTTGAAACGCAGCGGTTTTTTCATCCCATGAAAAGATTATTGACCACAAAAAGAGGTAGTGCAAATTATAAGTTTAATTGGTCTCTTTTCGATCAAATTATAATTTCCCATAGCTTTTTGAACTATAAGAAAAAAGCCCATAGCTATACTACAGCGAATATTTTTGATCCTGAATTTCTAAAAGAATTTAAGGGGAGATACAAAGGGAGTCCATTTAGAACCTACGTAGGCAGTAGATATATGGGGGGCTATAGCGATCATTTTCCTGTTTATATTCAATTAAAATTGAATAATTAA
- a CDS encoding aminotransferase class V-fold PLP-dependent enzyme codes for MIHTVLDILKIREDFPILKRKVNGQNLVYFDNAATSQTPKHVIDVIVDYYSNYNANIHRGVHALSQEATDKYEEARIKIQTHFNAAASHEIIFTSGTTHAINIVANGFTSFLKKGDEVLVSAMEHHSNIVPWQMLCERTGATMKVIPMNLDGELLMDKYHALLSNKTKLVFCNHVSNALGTINPIQEIIEAAHAVGAAVLIDGAQAAPHIIADVQALDVDFYTVSAHKICGPTGVGILYGKEAWLNKLPPYQGGGEMIAEVTFEKTTYAGLPHKFEAGTPNICGGIAMGAGLDYMNSIGFDAITTYEHELLAYATEKLLEIEGLKIYGTAKNKTAVVSFNVGQIHPYDIGSILDKLGVAVRTGHHCAQPIMDFFKIPGTVRASFSFYNLKEEIDVLVAGVKRAKAMLS; via the coding sequence ATGATACATACTGTTTTAGATATCTTAAAAATCCGTGAAGACTTCCCTATTCTAAAAAGGAAAGTTAATGGTCAAAATTTGGTGTATTTTGATAATGCAGCCACCTCGCAAACACCAAAGCACGTGATTGACGTTATTGTTGATTATTATAGTAATTACAACGCTAATATTCATAGAGGCGTTCATGCACTTTCCCAAGAAGCTACCGATAAATACGAAGAAGCTCGGATAAAAATTCAAACGCATTTTAATGCTGCAGCATCACATGAGATTATTTTTACTTCCGGTACCACACATGCCATAAATATTGTGGCCAACGGCTTCACTTCTTTCTTAAAAAAGGGAGATGAAGTTTTAGTTTCTGCCATGGAACACCATTCAAATATTGTGCCTTGGCAAATGTTATGTGAACGAACAGGAGCAACGATGAAGGTTATTCCTATGAATTTAGACGGAGAATTGCTTATGGATAAGTATCACGCTTTACTCTCGAATAAAACAAAATTAGTATTCTGCAATCACGTATCAAATGCTTTGGGAACCATCAACCCAATACAAGAAATTATTGAAGCGGCACATGCCGTTGGCGCGGCTGTTTTAATAGATGGCGCCCAAGCTGCACCACATATTATAGCTGATGTACAAGCTTTAGATGTTGACTTTTATACCGTTTCTGCCCATAAAATATGTGGACCCACTGGAGTGGGTATCTTATATGGCAAAGAAGCCTGGCTTAATAAATTGCCGCCGTATCAGGGTGGTGGAGAAATGATTGCTGAGGTTACTTTTGAAAAAACCACCTATGCTGGTTTACCCCATAAATTTGAGGCTGGAACACCTAACATTTGTGGCGGAATTGCTATGGGAGCAGGTCTAGATTATATGAATAGTATTGGTTTTGACGCTATCACCACCTACGAGCATGAACTGTTAGCCTACGCTACCGAAAAATTACTGGAAATAGAAGGATTAAAAATTTACGGTACAGCCAAAAACAAAACAGCAGTTGTCTCCTTTAATGTGGGGCAAATTCATCCTTATGATATTGGTTCTATTTTAGACAAATTAGGGGTTGCCGTTCGTACAGGACATCATTGCGCCCAGCCTATTATGGATTTCTTTAAAATACCAGGTACCGTTAGAGCCAGTTTTAGTTTCTACAACCTAAAAGAAGAAATTGATGTACTAGTCGCTGGTGTCAAAAGAGCAAAAGCAATGCTATCTTAA
- a CDS encoding DUF3078 domain-containing protein — MKKLLLSFFASFVLFAGYGQTVKELKAEQAPKKDSIAAIQSRINALQSKIDAMPGWKKGAFGTIGGSISSFSNWYAQGAPNNDAGNLGFTVNAYANLKEEKFFWRNSANLNLAWVKLDNKDNPNDSDAFEGTTDVFQLTSLYGRKLTEKFAVSGLGEYRTTLLNNFNNPGYLDLGIGATWTPIEDLVVVIHPLNYNFVFADNNAVFESSLGAKIVADYTKKIGAINFKSNVSMFQSYENGDLSNITWTNSFGYTLWKMIGVGFDFGLRSNKQEALNYALGQYDATAIPVQTVPTFSNVDNKLQTYWMLGLNYAF; from the coding sequence ATGAAAAAATTACTATTAAGCTTTTTTGCAAGTTTTGTTTTATTCGCAGGATATGGTCAAACTGTTAAAGAATTAAAAGCTGAACAAGCGCCTAAGAAAGACTCTATTGCAGCCATCCAATCGAGAATAAATGCCCTTCAGTCTAAAATTGATGCTATGCCGGGTTGGAAAAAAGGAGCTTTTGGTACCATCGGAGGAAGCATTTCTAGTTTTAGCAACTGGTACGCTCAAGGAGCTCCCAATAACGACGCTGGAAACCTAGGGTTTACCGTTAATGCATATGCAAACCTTAAAGAAGAAAAGTTTTTTTGGAGAAATTCTGCCAACCTAAACTTAGCTTGGGTTAAATTAGACAATAAAGACAACCCTAACGATAGTGATGCGTTTGAGGGAACCACAGATGTTTTTCAATTGACCTCATTATACGGTCGTAAGTTAACTGAAAAGTTTGCAGTCTCTGGATTAGGAGAATACAGAACCACCCTTTTGAACAACTTTAATAATCCTGGTTATTTAGATTTAGGAATTGGTGCTACTTGGACACCTATTGAAGATTTAGTCGTGGTGATTCATCCTCTAAACTATAACTTTGTATTCGCAGATAATAACGCTGTTTTTGAGTCCTCTTTAGGAGCTAAAATAGTTGCTGATTATACCAAAAAAATAGGCGCTATTAACTTTAAATCGAACGTATCTATGTTCCAAAGTTATGAGAATGGAGATTTATCAAACATAACTTGGACAAATTCTTTTGGGTATACCTTATGGAAAATGATTGGGGTAGGTTTTGACTTTGGTTTAAGAAGCAACAAACAAGAAGCTTTAAATTATGCTTTAGGTCAGTATGATGCCACTGCTATTCCTGTTCAAACTGTTCCAACTTTTTCAAATGTAGATAATAAACTACAGACCTATTGGATGTTAGGTTTGAACTATGCATTCTAG
- a CDS encoding porin family protein, with product MNKQSALFFLLLLIVQLVRAQEFKFGVKAGANASTIYGDFTEGFQPRIGFQLGGFMVFEVDDNFYFQPEVFYSSQGVIFDTDLQSMNPDGQSLGTDIRTNTQNNFLSLPLIVGFRFNRKLTLEAGPQFGFLLNQVVKVKEEDNITDELKSSGNLRLDYGLAAGVSYKLTDNMLLQPRVYLGIANNLRDDPFSLGAQNRNLSFQLSIAHIFN from the coding sequence ATGAATAAACAAAGCGCTTTATTTTTTCTCTTGTTGCTTATTGTTCAATTGGTACGGGCACAAGAGTTTAAATTTGGGGTAAAAGCTGGGGCCAATGCTTCTACTATTTACGGGGATTTTACCGAGGGTTTTCAACCAAGAATTGGGTTTCAATTAGGAGGTTTTATGGTTTTTGAAGTAGATGATAATTTTTACTTTCAACCAGAAGTTTTTTATAGTAGTCAAGGAGTTATTTTCGACACCGATTTACAGAGTATGAACCCTGACGGCCAGTCATTAGGCACTGATATACGAACGAATACTCAAAATAATTTCTTATCCCTACCATTAATTGTAGGCTTTAGGTTCAACAGAAAACTCACTTTAGAAGCAGGTCCTCAATTTGGTTTTCTATTAAATCAGGTCGTAAAAGTAAAAGAAGAAGACAACATTACTGACGAGCTTAAGTCATCCGGAAATTTAAGATTAGATTATGGATTGGCTGCAGGTGTATCTTACAAATTAACCGATAATATGCTTTTACAGCCAAGGGTGTACCTAGGTATTGCGAACAACCTTCGCGATGACCCATTTTCACTTGGAGCTCAAAATAGAAACTTATCCTTTCAGCTATCTATTGCTCATATCTTTAATTAA
- a CDS encoding DUF2480 family protein: MEDIVNKVALSKLVVFDLEDYYPKGKRERIDIKDWLYEGFILREKEFRLCLEAHNWEQYKDSYVALHCSTDAIIPGWAYMLISTKLQPHANKVIIGDLEQLEATLYQNILENLDVSDLKDKPVIIKGCSHKPVPANAYLWATLKIQSVAKSVMYGEACSSVPLFKRK; this comes from the coding sequence ATGGAAGACATTGTAAATAAAGTCGCTCTAAGTAAGCTGGTCGTTTTTGACTTAGAAGATTACTATCCAAAAGGCAAACGTGAGCGCATCGATATCAAAGATTGGTTATATGAAGGATTTATTCTTCGCGAAAAAGAATTTAGACTATGTCTAGAAGCCCACAATTGGGAACAATATAAAGACAGCTATGTGGCCTTACATTGCAGTACAGATGCTATTATTCCCGGTTGGGCGTATATGCTGATCAGTACTAAATTACAGCCCCATGCCAACAAAGTAATCATTGGTGATCTTGAACAGTTAGAAGCAACCTTATACCAAAACATCCTAGAAAATCTCGACGTTTCAGATTTAAAAGACAAACCTGTGATTATAAAGGGATGTAGTCATAAACCTGTTCCTGCAAATGCATATCTATGGGCAACTTTAAAAATACAAAGCGTAGCAAAAAGCGTGATGTATGGGGAGGCATGCTCCTCTGTGCCCCTATTTAAAAGAAAATAA
- a CDS encoding zinc metalloprotease: protein MKKVVLGLATLAMVYACQNDQIDSNINELQEVQIDMSDFTLLVENEGNLTGKSDQGVEKCHSMNNLAYRLESNPSLSKKMYDIEYNTRKAIALKANSKGKPGGGSGGGGGTTPTIFTGAITIPVVINIIESSPGKVTDAQINSQIAILNEDFNNNNSRTSGIPSEFSSAVADIDITFTRGNVIRKTSSVSSWGTNDAMKFASQGGIDATDTANNLNIWVCEIGGGILGYAQFPGGTAATDGIVIGTDFFGETNAGGVYGNGRTATHEVGHWLNLRHIWGDGRCNRDDFVADTPTSDAPNYNCPSYPTVNCRSTDMTMNYMDYVQDDCMYMFTNGQNDRMRTLFVSGGPREGFVN from the coding sequence ATGAAAAAAGTAGTTCTGGGGCTTGCAACGCTCGCCATGGTATATGCATGCCAAAATGATCAAATAGATTCAAATATCAATGAGCTTCAAGAAGTACAAATCGACATGAGTGATTTTACATTGCTCGTAGAAAATGAAGGTAATTTAACAGGAAAATCTGATCAAGGTGTTGAAAAATGTCACTCTATGAATAACCTCGCCTATAGATTAGAAAGTAATCCTAGCTTGTCAAAAAAAATGTACGATATAGAGTATAATACTCGAAAAGCCATTGCCTTAAAAGCAAATAGCAAAGGAAAACCAGGTGGAGGTTCTGGTGGAGGTGGTGGAACCACTCCAACTATTTTTACAGGAGCTATTACGATACCGGTGGTGATTAATATTATTGAGTCAAGTCCAGGGAAGGTAACAGATGCTCAAATAAATTCTCAAATAGCTATTTTAAATGAGGATTTTAATAATAATAACTCAAGAACAAGTGGTATTCCGTCTGAATTTTCTAGTGCTGTTGCGGATATTGATATTACATTTACTAGAGGAAATGTAATTAGAAAAACTTCTTCAGTAAGCTCTTGGGGTACTAATGATGCTATGAAATTTGCCTCACAAGGAGGAATCGATGCTACAGATACTGCAAATAACTTAAACATCTGGGTGTGTGAAATAGGTGGTGGAATTTTAGGATATGCTCAATTTCCTGGTGGAACAGCTGCAACTGATGGAATTGTTATTGGAACCGACTTTTTTGGAGAAACTAATGCTGGAGGGGTCTACGGTAATGGGAGAACTGCAACTCATGAAGTAGGACATTGGTTAAACCTTCGACATATTTGGGGAGATGGAAGATGTAACAGAGATGATTTTGTGGCTGACACTCCAACTTCAGATGCACCAAATTATAATTGCCCATCATACCCTACTGTTAATTGTAGAAGTACAGATATGACTATGAACTATATGGATTATGTACAAGATGATTGTATGTATATGTTTACTAATGGTCAAAATGATAGAATGAGAACATTGTTTGTTTCGGGAGGTCCTAGAGAAGGTTTTGTAAACTAA
- a CDS encoding S8 family serine peptidase, with amino-acid sequence MSYKNLFPNRVSLFVTAALIMSGFAYSQAPTKAEIIRSDETQKATSLESLSQDFKREYLAIEKNIQDFAKVNGLKVRETLANGNQIELIDLGTDGTPLYYSTFSDHASEVSRANTLYDGGLLNLGLSGKGMHVGLWDAGKALITHQEYTSRVLVTDEADAISPHATMVLGAMISKGIKSKAKGVAFNANATSNDWKADKVEVAAAAAAGLLLSNHSYGIRPDFVPDWYFGAYIQVSQDWDKIMYNAPYYLMVTAAGNAQKLNFNDAPISGKNTEGFDLLLGFSTSKNGINVAAVETEVDLKGNLKKAYVANYSSHGPTDDGRIKPDIAGSGANIISTQSASNTSYDTYSGTSMAAPGVTSTMLLLQEYYLRLHDRYMKAATLKGLVLHSADDVDVPGPDYKMGWGVINAKTAAEIITTNDYSSFIIEASLKENEIYSVTVDAKDGESLLASISWTDPVGNYINKGNVNDVTPALVNDLDIRITKNNETYYPWLLNPKQASSPAIQGDNTVDPFEKIKIDKASGSYTITVSHKGKITNGVQNFSLIISGAKVTECEAKTPQNFKTANAEASSIELAWDAITDAIFEVHYKAENDTDWQILFTDKNSVKLENLALNENYDVKVRTNCTASVFSDFSETLNIVFKGIATAASFDLELQELSLVENLKFSVYPNPTTEKITIKGQLSNRAFYSIVSSNGIIQKKGKAAFNSIDVEDLSSGFYSLTIFEDGEQQSMKFIKN; translated from the coding sequence ATGAGCTACAAAAACCTATTCCCAAATCGGGTTTCCTTGTTCGTAACCGCTGCACTAATCATGAGCGGTTTTGCTTATTCTCAAGCACCTACTAAAGCTGAAATTATACGTAGTGATGAAACGCAAAAAGCAACAAGCTTGGAAAGCCTTAGTCAAGATTTTAAGCGTGAATACCTAGCCATAGAAAAAAATATACAAGATTTTGCTAAAGTAAATGGTTTAAAAGTAAGGGAAACCTTAGCTAATGGAAACCAAATTGAGTTAATAGATTTAGGTACCGATGGTACACCATTGTACTATAGTACTTTTAGTGACCATGCCAGTGAAGTGTCAAGAGCCAATACCTTATATGATGGTGGCCTCTTAAATTTAGGCTTGAGTGGAAAAGGTATGCATGTAGGTCTTTGGGATGCTGGAAAAGCATTAATAACACATCAAGAATATACCTCAAGAGTACTGGTTACCGATGAGGCTGATGCCATAAGTCCTCATGCCACCATGGTTTTAGGGGCTATGATATCAAAAGGCATAAAATCGAAAGCAAAAGGAGTTGCTTTTAATGCGAATGCTACTTCCAATGATTGGAAAGCGGATAAAGTAGAAGTAGCCGCAGCAGCAGCAGCCGGATTGCTATTATCCAATCACTCCTATGGAATTCGTCCAGATTTTGTTCCCGATTGGTATTTTGGTGCTTACATACAAGTATCTCAAGATTGGGATAAAATAATGTATAATGCTCCTTATTATTTAATGGTAACAGCCGCAGGAAATGCGCAAAAACTTAATTTTAATGATGCCCCAATTTCCGGCAAAAACACGGAGGGTTTTGATCTTCTTCTTGGTTTCTCTACCTCTAAAAACGGAATTAATGTGGCCGCTGTTGAAACAGAGGTTGACTTGAAAGGCAATCTTAAAAAAGCCTATGTTGCCAATTATAGCAGCCATGGACCTACAGATGATGGCAGAATAAAACCAGACATTGCTGGTAGTGGCGCTAATATAATTTCTACGCAATCTGCAAGCAACACAAGTTATGATACCTATTCAGGAACTTCCATGGCAGCACCTGGCGTTACTAGTACTATGCTCTTATTACAAGAATATTATCTGCGTCTCCACGATCGCTATATGAAAGCAGCCACATTAAAAGGCTTAGTATTACATAGTGCTGATGATGTCGACGTTCCAGGTCCTGATTATAAAATGGGTTGGGGCGTGATCAATGCCAAAACTGCTGCAGAGATTATCACAACAAACGATTACTCTTCGTTTATTATTGAAGCGAGCTTAAAAGAAAATGAAATTTACAGTGTTACTGTTGATGCAAAAGACGGCGAAAGTTTACTAGCCTCCATTTCATGGACCGATCCTGTTGGCAATTATATCAACAAAGGAAATGTAAACGATGTCACTCCTGCATTAGTTAATGATTTAGATATTAGAATAACGAAAAATAACGAAACGTACTACCCATGGCTCTTAAACCCGAAACAAGCTTCATCTCCAGCGATACAAGGAGATAATACCGTTGATCCTTTTGAAAAGATTAAAATCGACAAGGCTAGTGGAAGCTATACGATAACCGTTAGTCACAAAGGAAAAATAACGAATGGCGTTCAAAATTTCTCCCTCATTATTTCTGGTGCTAAGGTAACAGAATGCGAAGCCAAAACTCCTCAAAATTTTAAAACGGCCAACGCTGAGGCTTCTAGTATTGAATTAGCCTGGGATGCGATCACCGATGCTATTTTTGAAGTACACTACAAAGCTGAAAATGATACAGATTGGCAAATACTATTTACAGACAAGAACAGCGTGAAACTAGAAAATTTAGCCTTAAATGAAAACTATGATGTTAAGGTACGTACCAATTGCACTGCATCTGTTTTTTCTGATTTTTCAGAAACCCTAAATATAGTTTTTAAAGGCATTGCTACCGCAGCAAGTTTTGATTTAGAGCTCCAGGAACTATCGCTTGTTGAAAACCTTAAATTTTCAGTATACCCAAACCCAACTACAGAAAAAATTACCATTAAGGGTCAATTAAGTAATCGCGCCTTTTACAGTATTGTTTCGAGCAATGGAATCATACAGAAAAAAGGAAAAGCGGCCTTCAACTCTATTGATGTAGAAGATTTATCCTCTGGCTTTTACTCGTTAACTATTTTTGAAGATGGTGAGCAACAATCTATGAAG
- the hflX gene encoding GTPase HflX: protein MLEQKEIDYERTVLIGVINRDQNEEKVKEYLDELEFLTYTAGGEVYKRFVQKVDVPNPKTYIGSGKMKDVEAYVEEHEIGCVIFDDELSPAQQRNIEKQLKCKILDRTHLILDIFSQRAQTSYARTQVELAQYEYLLPRLTGLWTHLERQKGGIGMRGPGETEIETDRRIVRDRITLLKKKLLKIDKQMETQRGNRGALVRVALVGYTNVGKSTLMNVVSKSEVFAENKLFATLDTTVRKVVIGNLPFLLSDTVGFIRKLPTQLVESFKSTLDEVREADLLLHIVDISHPQFEEHIASVNKTLGEINSSDKKVIMVFNKIDQYEHETIDEDDLITERTEKHFTLDEWRNTWMRKVGDRALFISALNKENLDEFRKRVYDEVRDIHITRFPYNNFLYPEHLDEY from the coding sequence ATGTTAGAGCAAAAAGAAATAGATTACGAGAGAACGGTGCTTATTGGTGTTATCAATAGGGATCAGAATGAAGAAAAAGTAAAAGAGTATCTTGACGAGTTAGAGTTTCTTACCTATACCGCTGGTGGCGAAGTATACAAAAGATTTGTGCAAAAAGTAGATGTACCAAATCCGAAAACTTATATCGGTAGTGGGAAAATGAAAGACGTCGAGGCGTATGTAGAAGAACACGAAATTGGTTGTGTAATTTTTGATGACGAATTAAGCCCTGCCCAACAAAGGAATATAGAAAAACAGTTAAAGTGCAAAATTCTTGATCGTACCCACCTAATTCTAGATATATTTTCACAAAGGGCACAAACAAGTTACGCTAGAACACAAGTTGAGTTAGCACAATATGAGTACTTATTGCCTAGACTTACTGGTTTATGGACGCATTTAGAACGCCAAAAAGGTGGAATTGGAATGCGCGGACCGGGGGAAACAGAAATTGAGACGGATAGGCGTATTGTGCGAGATAGGATAACACTCTTGAAGAAGAAATTGCTTAAAATAGATAAGCAAATGGAAACACAGCGTGGTAACCGGGGTGCTTTAGTAAGGGTAGCTTTAGTAGGGTATACCAACGTGGGGAAATCTACATTAATGAATGTGGTAAGTAAAAGTGAGGTTTTTGCTGAGAATAAATTATTTGCTACTTTAGATACTACGGTGCGTAAAGTAGTGATTGGCAATTTACCCTTCCTATTAAGTGATACGGTAGGTTTTATTAGAAAACTCCCGACACAATTAGTAGAGAGCTTTAAAAGTACCTTAGATGAAGTTCGTGAAGCGGACTTGTTATTACATATTGTAGATATTTCACATCCACAATTTGAAGAACATATCGCATCGGTGAATAAAACCTTAGGAGAGATTAATAGCTCGGATAAAAAAGTTATTATGGTTTTTAATAAGATAGACCAATATGAACATGAAACTATCGATGAGGATGATTTAATTACGGAGCGAACAGAAAAACATTTTACCCTTGATGAATGGCGTAACACATGGATGCGTAAAGTAGGGGACCGTGCTTTATTTATCTCCGCTTTAAATAAAGAAAACTTAGATGAATTTAGAAAAAGAGTCTATGATGAGGTACGTGACATTCATATCACCCGTTTTCCGTATAATAATTTCTTATATCCGGAACATTTAGACGAATATTAA
- a CDS encoding SufE family protein, protein MAIKEIQEDIIDEFSMFEDWMQRYEYMIELGKALPLIDEKYKIDDNVIKGCQSKVWVHAELEDDKLVFTADSDAIITKGIIAILVRAFSNQKPQDIIDADTQFIDDIGLKEHLSPTRANGLVSMIKQLKLYAIAYQTQIAKPPIPQKGS, encoded by the coding sequence ATGGCAATTAAAGAAATACAGGAAGATATTATTGACGAATTTTCGATGTTTGAAGATTGGATGCAGCGCTACGAGTACATGATTGAACTTGGGAAAGCCCTACCTTTAATTGACGAAAAATATAAGATTGATGACAATGTCATTAAGGGATGTCAAAGTAAGGTTTGGGTCCATGCAGAATTAGAGGATGATAAATTAGTCTTTACAGCCGATAGTGATGCTATAATTACAAAAGGTATTATCGCTATTTTAGTGCGTGCCTTCAGCAATCAAAAGCCACAAGACATTATAGATGCCGATACGCAATTTATCGACGACATTGGACTCAAAGAACATTTATCTCCAACCAGAGCCAACGGATTGGTAAGTATGATTAAGCAATTGAAATTATACGCAATTGCTTACCAAACACAAATAGCAAAGCCCCCCATCCCCCAAAAGGGTAGTTAA
- a CDS encoding SUF system Fe-S cluster assembly protein, protein MSEETTIDTAELGEKIVKVLKTIYDPEIPVDIYELGLIYDVFVNEDHEVKILMTLTSPNCPVAESLPAEVEEKVKSLNAVKDAEVEITFDPPWTQDLMSEEAKLELGML, encoded by the coding sequence ATGAGCGAAGAAACTACAATAGATACGGCAGAATTAGGAGAAAAAATAGTAAAGGTTTTAAAAACCATTTATGATCCAGAAATTCCTGTCGATATATATGAATTAGGCCTTATTTACGATGTATTCGTGAATGAAGATCATGAAGTCAAAATTTTAATGACCTTAACATCTCCTAACTGTCCAGTTGCAGAATCGCTACCGGCAGAAGTAGAAGAAAAAGTAAAATCATTAAATGCTGTTAAAGACGCTGAAGTAGAAATTACGTTTGATCCCCCTTGGACGCAAGACTTAATGAGCGAAGAAGCAAAGTTAGAATTGGGGATGCTTTGA